ACATCAGTAGCTCGAGACCTTAAACCAAAAGCGGTGAAGCTAGGAATGTTATACAACCAAGAGATTATGCAGACGGTAATCTCTCAAGTCAGAGAGTGGAACTTTTCAGCTTTGGTAGTAGATCCAGTTATGGTATCTCGCACCGGCGCCAAACTAATCGATGAAGCAGCAATAACCACCTTAGCTCGGGAAATAATACCCCTAGCTTTAATCGTTACGCCTAATCGCTATGAGGCCCAAATCTTATCAGGATTAGAAATTCAAACTTGGGCAGATATGGAAAAAGCAGCAGAAAAAATTTATAATTTGGGAGCAAAGGCGGTTTTAGTTAAAGGAGGTGCAATGGCAGGAGAGTTACAGGGAGTAGATCTGTGGTTCGACGGTCAAACCTTTTACACTTTGAAAACAACCAGAGTATTAACCAAGCATAACCACGGCACAGGTTGTACACTGAGCGCGGCGATCGCCGCTAATCTAGCCCTAGGCAAAACCATATTTCAATCTGTAGTCCAGGCTAAAGAATACTTGACCGAAGCCTTAAAACACTCTCTGAAGGTGGGTCAAGGACACGGACCAGTAGGACACTTTTTTCCACTTGACGTCGTGACTTAATACCTTAAAATAGTAGTAAAATGGAGTTAAACCTA
The Gloeocapsa sp. PCC 73106 DNA segment above includes these coding regions:
- the thiD gene encoding bifunctional hydroxymethylpyrimidine kinase/phosphomethylpyrimidine kinase, giving the protein MNDYPVALTIAGSDSGGGAGIQADLRTFAFHRVHGASAITCITAQNTLGVTAVEGVRPSLVGLQITSVARDLKPKAVKLGMLYNQEIMQTVISQVREWNFSALVVDPVMVSRTGAKLIDEAAITTLAREIIPLALIVTPNRYEAQILSGLEIQTWADMEKAAEKIYNLGAKAVLVKGGAMAGELQGVDLWFDGQTFYTLKTTRVLTKHNHGTGCTLSAAIAANLALGKTIFQSVVQAKEYLTEALKHSLKVGQGHGPVGHFFPLDVVT